One window from the genome of Streptomyces sp. NBC_00287 encodes:
- a CDS encoding bifunctional DNA primase/polymerase, with product MNRHLLYAALDAAEQGWAVLPLRPGDKRPALHGEDVCPGIGDCAGGHRKWEERATIDPDRIRRAWGDLPFNVGIATGPSGLVVVDLDMPKRKSSTDTPTGVTTFTALCERAGQAVPTTRTVRTASGGVHLYFTAPPGVRLGNTAGRLGKRIDTRAWGGYVVAPGSITPTGAYAIVNDAPPASLPEWLRARLTARQASRAVTAAPSSARASSYAAAGLNAETASVRQAPEGERNATLLRAARALGRFIAWGDLPREQVEEALQWAGEQAGLSPRSCEATIRSGLNWSIARNGQRSAA from the coding sequence ATGAACCGTCACCTCCTATACGCCGCCCTCGACGCCGCGGAGCAGGGATGGGCCGTCCTCCCGCTCCGTCCCGGCGACAAGCGCCCCGCGCTGCACGGTGAGGACGTCTGCCCGGGCATCGGGGACTGCGCGGGCGGTCACCGCAAGTGGGAAGAGCGCGCCACCATCGACCCGGACCGCATCCGCCGCGCGTGGGGCGACCTACCGTTCAACGTCGGGATCGCGACCGGCCCGTCCGGGCTGGTCGTTGTCGACCTCGACATGCCCAAGCGGAAGAGCAGTACGGACACGCCTACAGGCGTGACGACCTTCACGGCGCTCTGCGAGCGCGCCGGGCAGGCCGTGCCCACCACCCGCACGGTGCGGACCGCGAGCGGCGGGGTCCACTTGTACTTCACCGCCCCGCCCGGCGTCCGGCTCGGCAACACGGCCGGACGGCTCGGCAAGCGCATCGACACCCGTGCATGGGGCGGCTACGTCGTCGCTCCCGGCAGCATCACCCCAACAGGCGCCTACGCGATCGTCAACGACGCGCCGCCCGCATCTCTGCCGGAATGGCTGCGCGCCCGCCTGACGGCCCGTCAGGCTTCGCGGGCAGTAACGGCTGCACCGTCCTCCGCGCGGGCGTCCAGCTATGCCGCGGCAGGCTTGAACGCGGAAACGGCGTCGGTGCGGCAGGCTCCGGAGGGTGAGCGCAACGCCACCTTGCTGCGGGCGGCGCGAGCCTTGGGGCGGTTCATCGCGTGGGGCGACCTTCCCAGGGAGCAGGTTGAGGAGGCTCTTCAGTGGGCGGGGGAGCAGGCCGGTCTGTCGCCGCGGTCGTGTGAGGCGACCATTCGCAGCGGTCTGAACTGGTCGATTGCCCGCAACGGTCAGCGGAGCGCGGCATGA